The following are encoded in a window of Arvicanthis niloticus isolate mArvNil1 chromosome 1, mArvNil1.pat.X, whole genome shotgun sequence genomic DNA:
- the C1H10orf62 gene encoding uncharacterized protein C10orf62 homolog, translated as MLWAQRRKRKATLETTEDKCPESHRANDNWIKSHFSRLSEERLPFNRYVGYNGHSPESRHGEANTTLHMDTLTTKRGEGGAALHRDSFASKHKVSGTSVTKEMQRESGKSPSMEDDTWAAVAACTKDIDAKGHRVANSMLQRTTGYERTGHAESRNISPEELKALEEVEIKLKGNFLTHHETTVAGANQSHTIYSQSRHGNQNHHSYPRHQNNQSHPVSSSHQSYHPSHLSHQGHPGLSSHQGHPGLSSHQGHPGLSSHQSHLGHSNHQGQPGHPSHQSHQGQPGHSNYQSHSLPNRRKQVYDS; from the coding sequence ATGCTGTGGGctcagaggaggaaaaggaaggcaaCCTTAGAGACTACAGAGGACAAGTGTCCAGAATCCCACAGAGCAAATGACAACTGGATCAAATCTCACTTCAGCCGCCTATCTGAAGAGAGGTTGCCCTTCAACCGCTATGTAGGCTACAATGGGCACTCACCTGAAAGCAGGCATGGGGAAGCCAACACCACCCTCCACATGGATACCCTCACCACTAAACGTGGAGAAGGGGGCGCAGCTCTGCACCGAGATTCCTTTGCCAGTAAACATAAGGTATCTGGGACCTCAGTGACTAAAGAGATGCAGAGGGAGTCAGGAAAGTCCCCGTCCATGGAGGATGACACCTGGGCTGCTGTGGCAGCTTGTACGAAGGACATTGATGCCAAGGGGCATCGCGTGGCTAACTCCATGCTGCAGCGCACCACAGGTTACGAGCGTACAGGCCATGCAGAATCCAGAAACATCAGCCCAGAAGAGCTGAAGGCTCTGGAGGAGGTGGAGATAAAGCTGAAAGGGAATTTCCTGACTCACCATGAAACCACTGTAGCTGGTGCCAATCAGTCACACACCATCTACAGCCAGAGTCGCCATGGTAACCAAAACCATCATTCCTATCCAAGACACCAGAACAACCAGAGTCATCCTGTTTCCTCCAGCCACCAAAGTTATCATCCAAGTCACTTGAGCCACCAGGGTCATCCAGGCCTCTCAAGCCACCAGGGTCATCCAGGCCTCTCAAGCCACCAGGGTCATCCAGGCCTCTCAAGCCACCAGAGTCATCTGGGCCACTCAAACCACCAGGGTCAGCCAGGTCACCCAAGTCATCAGAGTCACCAGGGTCAGCCAGGTCACTCAAACTATCAGAGCCATAGTCTGCCCAACCGCAGAAAACAAGTCTATGACTCTTGA